One Actinomyces marmotae DNA window includes the following coding sequences:
- a CDS encoding LysR family transcriptional regulator: protein MNLSSRRMSVLLAVQRAGGVVAAADSLHMSPSAVSQHVRLLEKESGARLVDRAPTGAVLTEAGRVLAESAERIEGELIEAQRKLAALDGASPTGTVRVGSFATAVRAILLPLIADLEANRPGLDIIIEEVEERAGLSRLRRGELDLLLLERDARALPPAPRGLGDVPILDESWLVVVPPGCAVPTSLADLAGATWIALDPSTAGAFALTRLSGQLGVALNTRHVGNDYDVVLAMAHAGLGYALLPELAVRSNDIPDDVRITRLPGLGARQLVVRHRATRTEPGPAVRAVLSALLEQTIPLGAVMG from the coding sequence ATGAACCTGTCGTCTCGCCGGATGTCCGTCCTCCTCGCCGTCCAGCGCGCCGGAGGGGTGGTCGCAGCAGCGGATTCGTTACACATGAGCCCCTCCGCGGTGTCCCAGCACGTCCGGCTCCTGGAGAAGGAAAGCGGCGCCCGTCTCGTGGACCGCGCCCCGACTGGCGCGGTCCTCACGGAGGCCGGTCGGGTCCTGGCCGAGAGCGCCGAGCGCATCGAGGGCGAGCTCATCGAGGCCCAGCGCAAGCTCGCCGCGCTCGACGGCGCCAGCCCCACCGGGACGGTCCGCGTCGGCTCCTTCGCCACCGCCGTGCGCGCCATCCTCCTCCCGCTCATCGCCGACCTGGAGGCCAACCGCCCCGGGCTCGACATCATCATCGAGGAGGTCGAGGAGCGCGCGGGCCTGTCCCGCCTGCGCCGCGGCGAGCTCGACCTCCTCCTCCTGGAGCGCGACGCCCGCGCCCTGCCCCCCGCCCCCCGCGGCCTCGGCGATGTGCCGATCCTCGACGAGTCCTGGCTCGTCGTCGTCCCCCCGGGCTGCGCCGTGCCGACGTCGCTGGCGGACCTGGCCGGCGCCACCTGGATCGCCCTCGACCCCTCCACCGCCGGGGCCTTCGCGCTGACCCGCCTGTCCGGGCAGCTCGGAGTCGCCCTGAACACCCGGCACGTGGGCAACGACTACGACGTCGTGCTCGCCATGGCCCATGCGGGATTGGGCTATGCGCTCCTCCCCGAGCTCGCGGTGCGCAGCAACGACATCCCCGACGACGTGCGCATCACCCGCCTGCCCGGCCTGGGCGCGCGCCAGCTCGTCGTGCGCCATCGCGCCACGCGCACCGAGCCCGGGCCGGCGGTGCGCGCGGTCCTGTCAGCGCTGCTGGAGCAGACGATCCCCCTGGGTGCCGTCATGGGGTGA
- the prfB gene encoding peptide chain release factor 2, which produces MATDFPMQIERLRHTYASIAAVTDPDALRARIVELSESAAAPDLWDDPDAAQVVTSALSHAQADLKRVEELGERIDDLEAMVELAGEEEGDDAAEILAEAESDLAAVSKDLADLEIRTLLSGEYDQRDAVVTIRSGAGGVDAADFAEMLLRMYTRWAERHDYAVKVLNTSYAEEAGLKSVTFEVHAPYAYGTLSVEGGTHRLVRISPFDNQGRRQTSFAAVEVIPLIESTDHIDIPETDIRIDVFRSSGPGGQSVNTTDSAVRITHLPTGLVVSMQDEKSQIQNRAAAMRVLQSRLLLLKQQEEDAKKKELAGDIKASWGDQMRSYVLNPYQMVKDLRTNHEVGNPDSVFDGDIDGFIDAGIRWRKQQEQAED; this is translated from the coding sequence GTGGCCACTGACTTCCCCATGCAGATCGAACGACTCCGACACACCTACGCCTCCATCGCCGCGGTGACCGACCCTGACGCCCTGCGCGCCCGCATCGTCGAGTTGAGCGAGTCCGCTGCCGCCCCGGACCTCTGGGACGACCCGGACGCCGCCCAGGTGGTCACCTCCGCCCTGTCCCACGCCCAGGCGGATCTCAAGCGCGTCGAGGAGCTCGGCGAGCGCATCGACGATCTCGAGGCGATGGTCGAACTCGCCGGGGAGGAGGAGGGCGACGACGCCGCGGAGATCCTCGCCGAGGCCGAGTCTGATCTCGCCGCCGTCTCCAAGGACCTGGCCGACCTGGAGATCCGCACCCTGCTGAGCGGCGAGTACGACCAGCGCGACGCCGTCGTCACCATCCGCTCGGGCGCCGGGGGAGTCGACGCCGCCGACTTCGCCGAGATGCTCCTGCGCATGTACACGCGCTGGGCCGAGCGCCACGACTACGCCGTCAAGGTCCTCAACACCTCCTACGCCGAGGAGGCCGGGCTGAAGTCTGTGACCTTCGAGGTCCACGCCCCCTACGCCTACGGCACCCTGTCCGTGGAGGGCGGCACGCACCGCCTCGTGCGCATCAGCCCCTTCGACAACCAGGGGCGCCGCCAGACTTCCTTCGCCGCCGTCGAGGTCATCCCGCTCATCGAGTCCACCGACCATATCGACATCCCCGAGACGGACATCCGCATCGACGTCTTCCGCTCCTCGGGGCCCGGCGGCCAGAGCGTCAACACCACCGACTCTGCCGTGCGCATCACGCACCTGCCCACTGGCCTGGTGGTGTCCATGCAGGACGAGAAGTCACAGATCCAGAACCGCGCGGCCGCCATGCGCGTGCTCCAGTCGCGCCTGCTGCTGCTCAAGCAGCAGGAGGAGGACGCCAAGAAGAAGGAGCTCGCCGGGGACATCAAGGCCTCCTGGGGAGACCAGATGCGCTCCTACGTCCTCAACCCGTACCAGATGGTCAAGGACCTGCGCACCAACCACGAGGTCGGCAACCCCGACTCGGTCTTCGACGGCGACATCGACGGCTTCATCGACGCCGGCATCCGCTGGCGCAAGCAGCAGGAGCAGGCCGAGGACTGA
- the purH gene encoding bifunctional phosphoribosylaminoimidazolecarboxamide formyltransferase/IMP cyclohydrolase, translating into MTASPAPSAPTSVPTAHVPTEGLVNPDVVPVRRALVSVYDKTGLVELATALAAAGVEIVSTGSTAATIAAAGIAVTGVERVTGFPECLEGRVKTLHPAVHAGILADRRKPDHLAQLDSLGVAPLDLVVVNLYPFAATVASGAPFDACVEQIDIGGPSMVRAAAKNHPGVAILTSPDQYAEAVQAIADGGFSLAQRRRLAAAAYAHTAAYDAAVATWFAQQTEADGAGAGTAADAEGPVAPPAYAGAAYERLAALRYGENPHQGAAVYIAPGARGGVANARQLSGRAMSYNNYTDTDAALRAAYDHDGEVCVAIIKHANPCGVAISPSGDIAQAHRLAHACDPVSAFGGVIATNATVTAAMAHQIKPIFTEVVAAPAFEDEALEILRAKKNLRVLAVEPPEREGWEIKQISGGAVIQERDAYQAGDDDPAAWTLAAGHPADEATLADLRFAWRAIRSVKSNAILLASGGATVGVGMGQVNRVDSCRLAVERANTLGARSTGDAAAPASASGETGAVGGGDAGRILTGPAPERARGAVAASDAFFPFADGLRVLIDAGVRAVVQPGGSIRDEEVIAAAKAAGVTMYLTGQRHFFH; encoded by the coding sequence GTGACCGCCTCACCGGCCCCCTCAGCCCCGACCAGCGTGCCCACCGCCCACGTCCCCACCGAGGGACTGGTCAATCCCGACGTCGTCCCCGTGCGCCGCGCGCTCGTTTCCGTCTACGACAAGACCGGCCTCGTCGAGCTCGCCACCGCCCTGGCCGCCGCCGGCGTCGAGATCGTCTCCACCGGCTCCACGGCCGCCACCATCGCCGCCGCGGGCATCGCGGTCACCGGCGTCGAGCGGGTCACCGGCTTCCCCGAGTGCCTCGAGGGCCGCGTCAAGACCCTCCACCCCGCCGTCCACGCCGGCATCCTCGCCGACCGCCGCAAGCCCGACCACCTCGCCCAACTCGACTCCCTGGGCGTGGCCCCCCTCGACCTCGTCGTCGTCAACCTCTACCCCTTCGCCGCCACCGTCGCCTCCGGCGCGCCCTTCGACGCCTGCGTCGAGCAGATCGACATCGGCGGCCCCTCCATGGTCCGCGCCGCCGCCAAGAACCACCCCGGCGTCGCCATCCTGACTTCCCCCGACCAGTACGCCGAGGCCGTCCAGGCCATCGCCGACGGCGGGTTCTCCCTCGCCCAGCGCCGCCGCCTCGCCGCGGCCGCCTACGCCCACACCGCCGCCTACGACGCCGCCGTCGCCACCTGGTTCGCGCAGCAGACCGAGGCCGACGGCGCGGGAGCCGGCACCGCGGCCGATGCCGAGGGCCCGGTCGCGCCCCCCGCCTACGCCGGCGCCGCCTACGAGCGCCTCGCCGCCCTGCGCTACGGCGAGAACCCCCACCAGGGCGCCGCCGTCTACATCGCCCCGGGGGCGCGCGGGGGAGTGGCCAACGCCCGGCAGTTGTCCGGCAGGGCCATGAGCTACAACAACTACACGGACACCGACGCCGCCCTGCGCGCCGCCTACGACCACGACGGCGAGGTCTGCGTGGCCATCATCAAGCACGCCAACCCCTGCGGCGTGGCCATCAGCCCCAGTGGTGATATCGCGCAGGCCCACCGCCTCGCCCATGCCTGCGACCCCGTGTCCGCCTTCGGCGGCGTCATCGCCACCAACGCCACCGTCACCGCCGCCATGGCGCATCAGATCAAGCCGATCTTCACCGAGGTCGTGGCCGCTCCCGCCTTCGAGGACGAGGCCCTGGAGATCCTCAGGGCCAAGAAGAACCTGCGCGTTCTCGCCGTCGAGCCGCCCGAGCGCGAGGGATGGGAGATCAAGCAGATCTCCGGAGGCGCCGTCATCCAGGAGCGCGACGCCTATCAGGCCGGTGACGATGACCCCGCCGCCTGGACCCTCGCCGCCGGCCACCCCGCCGATGAGGCCACCCTCGCCGACCTCCGCTTCGCCTGGCGAGCCATCCGCTCGGTCAAGTCCAACGCCATCCTGCTGGCCTCCGGCGGGGCCACCGTGGGCGTGGGCATGGGCCAGGTCAACCGCGTCGACTCCTGCCGCCTGGCCGTCGAGCGCGCCAACACGCTCGGCGCCCGCTCCACCGGCGACGCCGCGGCGCCCGCCTCCGCGTCCGGTGAGACCGGGGCCGTCGGCGGGGGCGACGCCGGCCGGATCCTCACCGGTCCCGCCCCCGAGCGGGCCCGGGGGGCTGTGGCCGCCTCCGACGCCTTCTTCCCCTTCGCCGATGGCCTGCGGGTCCTCATCGACGCCGGTGTGCGCGCGGTCGTCCAGCCCGGTGGCTCCATTCGCGACGAGGAGGTCATCGCCGCCGCCAAGGCCGCGGGCGTGACCATGTACCTCACCGGGCAGCGCCACTTCTTCCACTGA
- a CDS encoding DUF3017 domain-containing protein, translating to MSQEGDSAASASTTGGPSAGPADERPRRGVAPPRSRAHQTYRTAGVVAVAVSLAVVPVISLLGRQRLGVIALVALLLTLVVMRFQRPQGTWISARSRLFDVVFGALLALALLVLAPYADLPRIFG from the coding sequence GTGAGCCAGGAGGGGGACAGCGCGGCCAGCGCCAGCACCACGGGTGGGCCCTCCGCGGGACCCGCGGATGAGCGCCCCCGGCGGGGCGTGGCCCCGCCGCGCAGCCGCGCCCATCAGACCTACCGGACCGCCGGCGTCGTCGCCGTGGCGGTGAGCCTCGCCGTTGTTCCCGTCATCAGCCTGCTGGGCCGCCAGCGGCTCGGCGTCATCGCGCTGGTGGCCCTGCTCCTCACCCTCGTCGTCATGCGCTTCCAGCGCCCCCAGGGCACCTGGATCTCCGCGCGCTCACGGCTCTTCGACGTCGTCTTCGGCGCGCTGCTCGCCCTGGCGCTCCTCGTGCTCGCCCCCTACGCGGACCTCCCGCGCATCTTCGGCTGA
- a CDS encoding dicarboxylate/amino acid:cation symporter, with protein MSNAQPAARKRRMRGGILLWVIVAILLAVILGSIRVGGDPIIPAPLGRVFATFSAIFSQFLQFAIPLIIIGLVTPAIADLGHGAGKWLGVTTTVAYASTLFAGFVTYATCAALFPTLLSGVTLGNVSEPGSALESFFTLQIAPPLEVLTALILSFVMGIGLSLVPRGVLRKGFIDFRAIITRLIEAIIIPLLPLHIFGIFLNFAYTGEAWAVMKTLVRVVIVVLVLEVVILACQYTAAGAIGRKNPLKAILTLLPAYMTALGTSSSAATIPVTLRQTKKLGVSDAVASFVIPLCATIHLAGSTSKIFAFAFAIAFTQGLTISTAQWIGFIFMLGITMVAAPGVPGGAIAAASGLIASMLGFNDAQVGLMFATYIAMDSFGTATNVTGDAAIAIAIDRFADGRLGREGDPENARELAFDGMAYLDSVSVEGVVSPEDLAASRAAAGHPSD; from the coding sequence ATGTCCAACGCACAGCCCGCCGCGCGCAAGCGCCGCATGAGGGGCGGCATTCTCCTGTGGGTGATTGTCGCGATCCTCCTGGCCGTCATCCTCGGCTCCATCCGCGTGGGCGGCGACCCCATCATCCCGGCGCCCCTGGGCCGCGTCTTTGCCACCTTCTCGGCGATCTTCAGCCAGTTCCTGCAATTCGCGATCCCGCTGATCATCATCGGCCTGGTCACCCCCGCCATCGCCGACCTCGGGCACGGGGCCGGCAAGTGGCTGGGCGTTACCACCACCGTCGCGTACGCCTCCACCCTCTTCGCGGGCTTCGTCACCTACGCGACCTGCGCGGCCCTGTTCCCCACGCTCCTGTCCGGCGTGACGCTCGGCAACGTTTCCGAGCCCGGGAGCGCCCTGGAGAGCTTCTTCACCCTTCAGATCGCCCCGCCGCTGGAGGTCCTGACCGCCCTCATCCTCAGCTTCGTTATGGGCATCGGCCTCTCGCTCGTGCCCCGCGGCGTGCTGCGCAAGGGATTCATCGATTTCCGCGCCATCATCACCCGCCTCATCGAGGCGATCATCATCCCCCTCCTGCCGCTGCACATCTTCGGCATCTTCCTCAACTTCGCCTACACGGGCGAGGCCTGGGCCGTCATGAAGACCCTCGTGCGCGTGGTCATCGTCGTGCTCGTCCTCGAGGTCGTCATCCTGGCGTGCCAGTACACCGCCGCCGGGGCCATCGGCCGCAAGAACCCGCTCAAGGCCATCCTCACGCTGCTGCCGGCCTACATGACGGCCCTGGGCACCTCGTCCTCCGCGGCGACCATCCCGGTCACGCTGCGCCAGACCAAGAAACTGGGCGTGTCCGACGCCGTCGCCTCCTTCGTCATCCCCCTGTGCGCCACGATCCACCTGGCCGGCTCGACGTCGAAGATCTTCGCCTTCGCCTTCGCCATTGCCTTCACCCAGGGCCTGACGATCAGCACCGCCCAGTGGATCGGCTTCATCTTCATGCTCGGTATCACTATGGTCGCGGCCCCCGGCGTCCCCGGCGGCGCGATCGCGGCGGCCTCAGGCCTCATCGCCTCCATGCTGGGCTTCAACGACGCCCAGGTCGGGCTCATGTTCGCCACCTACATCGCCATGGACTCCTTCGGCACCGCCACCAACGTCACCGGTGATGCCGCCATCGCCATCGCCATCGACCGCTTCGCCGACGGCCGCCTCGGCCGCGAGGGGGACCCGGAGAACGCCCGAGAGCTCGCCTTCGACGGCATGGCTTACCTCGACAGCGTGAGCGTCGAGGGCGTGGTCAGCCCCGAGGACCTGGCCGCCTCCAGGGCCGCGGCGGGCCATCCCAGCGACTGA
- a CDS encoding amino acid ABC transporter ATP-binding/permease protein, with the protein MSTSARRERGGPGAQDARMARTRPGGANESASALSSPLPPPSRRALIGWLLGVTRPVLAPLVGSTLCRIADLLLGCAIMAIGAVAVVRAGAQAASGAHIGIPWDLAGQLALASLLKAALRYGEQFLGHFVAFKALELLRGEIFAALIPRAPRVMLEARSGDLLARATKDVDRIEVFFAHTFAPAVSAVVVPLSVVGVVGATTSWPVALTALAFLVAAIGVVPALGWRASLASSRRAVVERAGLTQHVTDSIQGMAEVVGYGRAEERLEEMGAIDRAIQAAGAPARRWTALRRGGAQLLALAGPAAMILVGADGVRAGAFSAAALAGGVAAVVRLAETARGVEELAAALNASFAAAERVWATAHSPIEVVDGQGELARAGSHELVWEGVSYAYPGSPKLALDDVSVRAAAGRWTCLVGVSGSGKTTMGHLALRFDDPAAGRILLDGVDIRGLRGDCLRREVALVSQSAHLFRASVLDNLRLAAPGASEEEARRACQDAGIHDDIEALESGYGTMIGERGASLSGGQRQRLALARALLARPGVIVLDEFTSHLDPALDARVRSRVRERLAGTTVVEITHRLQWVGGADHVAVLDGGRVVEQGTPAALMSAGGALARLVAREG; encoded by the coding sequence ATGAGCACCAGCGCAAGACGCGAGCGAGGCGGCCCCGGGGCGCAGGACGCCCGGATGGCGCGGACCCGCCCGGGTGGGGCCAACGAGTCGGCATCCGCCCTGTCCTCCCCACTCCCCCCGCCGAGCCGCCGCGCGCTCATCGGCTGGCTCCTGGGCGTGACGCGGCCGGTCCTGGCGCCCCTGGTGGGCTCGACGCTGTGCCGCATCGCCGACCTCCTCCTGGGCTGCGCCATCATGGCAATCGGGGCGGTCGCCGTCGTCCGCGCGGGCGCGCAGGCCGCCTCCGGGGCGCACATCGGCATCCCCTGGGACCTGGCGGGGCAGCTCGCGCTTGCCTCCCTGCTCAAGGCGGCGCTGCGCTACGGCGAGCAGTTCCTCGGGCACTTCGTGGCCTTCAAAGCCCTGGAGCTGCTGCGCGGGGAGATTTTCGCCGCGCTCATCCCCCGCGCCCCGAGGGTCATGCTGGAGGCGCGCTCAGGGGACCTGCTGGCGCGCGCCACAAAGGACGTCGACCGGATCGAGGTGTTCTTCGCCCACACCTTCGCCCCCGCCGTCAGCGCCGTCGTCGTGCCCCTGAGCGTGGTGGGCGTCGTCGGGGCGACGACGTCCTGGCCCGTGGCCCTGACCGCCCTGGCCTTCCTCGTCGCGGCGATCGGGGTCGTGCCCGCGCTCGGGTGGCGGGCGTCGCTGGCCTCCTCGCGCCGGGCAGTGGTGGAGCGGGCCGGGCTGACTCAGCACGTCACGGACTCCATTCAGGGAATGGCCGAGGTGGTGGGCTACGGGCGCGCGGAGGAGCGCCTCGAGGAGATGGGCGCGATCGACCGCGCCATCCAGGCCGCCGGAGCCCCGGCGCGGCGCTGGACGGCACTGCGCCGGGGCGGCGCCCAGCTGCTCGCGCTCGCGGGCCCCGCCGCGATGATCCTCGTGGGCGCCGACGGCGTGCGCGCGGGGGCCTTCTCCGCGGCCGCCCTGGCGGGCGGCGTGGCGGCGGTGGTGCGCCTGGCCGAGACCGCGCGGGGCGTGGAGGAGCTCGCCGCCGCGCTCAACGCCTCCTTCGCCGCGGCCGAGAGGGTGTGGGCCACCGCTCACTCCCCCATCGAGGTCGTGGACGGGCAGGGGGAGCTGGCCCGGGCGGGCTCCCATGAGCTCGTGTGGGAGGGCGTCTCCTACGCCTACCCGGGCTCACCGAAGCTCGCGCTCGATGACGTGTCCGTGCGCGCGGCGGCGGGCCGGTGGACCTGCCTCGTGGGGGTCTCCGGCTCGGGCAAGACCACCATGGGCCATCTGGCGCTACGCTTCGACGACCCCGCGGCGGGCCGGATCCTCCTGGACGGCGTCGACATCCGGGGACTGAGGGGGGACTGCCTGCGTCGCGAGGTGGCCCTGGTCAGCCAGAGCGCGCACCTCTTCCGGGCCAGCGTCCTGGACAACCTGCGGCTGGCCGCGCCGGGCGCGAGCGAGGAGGAGGCGCGGCGGGCCTGCCAGGACGCCGGAATCCATGACGACATCGAGGCCCTGGAGTCCGGTTACGGCACGATGATCGGCGAGCGCGGGGCCTCGCTGTCCGGCGGGCAACGCCAGCGGCTAGCGCTGGCGCGGGCGCTGCTGGCCCGCCCCGGGGTCATCGTCCTGGACGAGTTCACCTCGCACCTGGACCCGGCGCTCGACGCCCGGGTGCGCTCCCGCGTGCGCGAGCGCCTGGCCGGCACGACAGTCGTGGAGATCACGCACCGCCTGCAGTGGGTGGGCGGGGCGGACCACGTGGCCGTCCTCGATGGGGGCCGCGTCGTCGAGCAGGGCACCCCCGCCGCGCTCATGTCAGCGGGCGGGGCGCTGGCCAGGCTGGTGGCCCGGGAGGGGTGA